In one Parageobacillus genomosp. 1 genomic region, the following are encoded:
- the fabF gene encoding beta-ketoacyl-ACP synthase II, giving the protein MEKRRVVVTGLGAVTPLGNDVETTWKNIVAGQSGIGIVTRVNPDEFPAKVAAEVKDFDPESFMDRREARKMDRFTQYAVAASLMAVKDAKLEITDENAARVGVWIGSGIGGMETFEQQFEIFQQRGYRRVSPFFVPMMIPDMAAGQVSIILGAKGINSCTVTACATGANSIGDAFKVIQRGDADVMITGGTEAPITKMSFAGFCANTALSTNPDPKTASRPFDKNRDGFVMGEGAGILVLEELEHALRRGATIYAEIVGYGATGDAYHITAPAPGGEGGVRAMRQALQDAGMKPEEIDYINAHGTSTEYNDKYETMAIKEVFGDYAYKLAVSSTKSMTGHLLGATGAVEAIFSILAIRDGVIPPTINYETPDPECDLDYVPNVARKQEVNTVLSNSFGFGGHNATLIFKKYVK; this is encoded by the coding sequence ATGGAAAAAAGACGAGTCGTTGTTACAGGTCTTGGGGCAGTGACCCCGCTTGGAAACGATGTGGAAACAACATGGAAAAACATCGTTGCCGGCCAGTCCGGAATCGGGATTGTTACCCGTGTCAATCCCGATGAGTTTCCGGCGAAAGTAGCAGCGGAAGTAAAAGACTTTGATCCGGAAAGCTTTATGGATCGCCGCGAAGCGCGGAAAATGGACCGTTTTACGCAATATGCGGTCGCCGCTTCGTTAATGGCAGTAAAAGATGCAAAACTGGAAATTACAGACGAAAACGCAGCAAGAGTCGGCGTTTGGATCGGCTCGGGAATCGGCGGCATGGAAACGTTTGAGCAGCAGTTTGAAATTTTCCAACAACGCGGCTACCGCCGGGTCAGCCCGTTTTTTGTACCGATGATGATCCCGGATATGGCAGCGGGGCAAGTATCTATTATTTTAGGTGCAAAAGGAATCAATTCTTGTACGGTTACCGCTTGCGCGACAGGAGCCAATTCGATCGGCGACGCGTTTAAGGTGATACAGCGCGGCGATGCCGATGTGATGATTACCGGTGGCACGGAAGCGCCAATTACGAAAATGTCTTTTGCCGGATTTTGCGCCAACACCGCTTTATCGACGAATCCGGACCCGAAAACGGCAAGCCGCCCGTTTGATAAAAATCGGGATGGGTTTGTCATGGGCGAAGGCGCAGGCATTCTCGTATTAGAAGAACTAGAGCATGCGTTGCGCCGCGGGGCAACCATTTATGCGGAAATTGTCGGATACGGAGCAACAGGGGATGCGTATCACATTACCGCGCCGGCTCCAGGCGGCGAAGGCGGCGTGCGCGCGATGCGCCAGGCATTGCAGGATGCGGGAATGAAGCCGGAAGAGATCGATTATATTAACGCCCACGGCACGAGCACGGAATACAATGACAAATATGAAACGATGGCGATTAAAGAAGTGTTCGGTGACTATGCCTACAAACTCGCCGTCAGCTCGACGAAATCGATGACCGGCCATTTGCTTGGTGCGACCGGCGCCGTCGAGGCGATCTTTTCGATCTTGGCGATTAGAGATGGAGTCATCCCGCCGACGATTAACTATGAAACTCCGGATCCGGAATGCGATTTGGACTATGTGCCAAACGTGGCAAGAAAGCAGGAAGTAAACACGGTGTTAAGCAATTCGTTTGGATTTGGCGGACATAATGCAACATTGATTTTTAAAAAATATGTAAAATGA
- a CDS encoding peptide ABC transporter substrate-binding protein, whose product MKKKLSLFLVLLLAVSTFLAACGGNNDTAKDNNGGTANKPTEKKEQVLNLLESQEIPSLDSALATDQVSFIVLNNVMEGLYRLGKDNKPVPGVAESYEVSQDGKVYTFKLRKDAKWSNGDPVTAHDFVFAWRRVLDPKTASEYAYIMYDIKNAEEVNQGKLPVDQLGVKAVDDYTLQVELKNPVPYFVSLTVFGSFMPQNEKFVKSQGEKYGLEANTTLYNGPFVLSDWKHEQGWTYKKNPNYWDKDNVKLETINVKVVKDTATAVNLYETKKVDRVGLAAEFVDKYKNDKNFHTELEPSIFWLRMNTKNELLKNVNARKAIAMAIDKQALVDTLLNNGTVVANYLVPKDFVTGPNGKDFRDENGDLMKTDINEAKKLWEQAKKELGKDKFTVELLNYDTDVAKKVGEYLKEQLEKNLPGLTVNIKQQPFKQKLELESKMQYDLSYSGWGPDYQDPMTFIDLWVTNSPHNQTGWSNPEYDKLVKDAKTTLLSDLQARWDAMLKAEKLLFEEMPIAPLYQRGTAYLQREYVKDIVSHPFGGDYSYKWAYIE is encoded by the coding sequence GTGAAGAAGAAACTATCATTGTTTCTTGTGCTTCTCCTGGCTGTATCCACGTTTCTAGCAGCCTGCGGAGGCAACAACGACACAGCAAAAGACAACAATGGCGGCACCGCAAATAAGCCGACCGAAAAGAAAGAGCAAGTGTTGAACTTACTTGAAAGTCAGGAAATTCCATCGCTTGATTCCGCACTTGCAACAGACCAAGTATCGTTCATCGTGCTAAACAACGTGATGGAAGGTCTTTACCGTTTAGGCAAAGACAACAAACCTGTTCCAGGTGTGGCAGAAAGCTATGAAGTAAGCCAAGATGGAAAAGTTTACACATTCAAACTCCGCAAAGACGCAAAATGGTCGAACGGCGACCCTGTTACGGCGCATGACTTCGTATTTGCGTGGAGAAGAGTATTAGATCCAAAAACAGCTTCCGAATACGCCTATATTATGTATGACATTAAAAACGCAGAAGAAGTCAACCAAGGCAAATTGCCAGTTGATCAGCTTGGCGTAAAAGCGGTAGATGACTATACGCTTCAAGTAGAATTGAAAAACCCAGTTCCATACTTCGTAAGCTTAACGGTATTTGGATCGTTCATGCCGCAAAACGAAAAATTCGTAAAATCGCAAGGCGAGAAATATGGCTTGGAAGCAAACACAACGCTTTATAACGGGCCATTCGTATTAAGCGATTGGAAACATGAACAAGGCTGGACATATAAGAAAAATCCAAACTATTGGGATAAAGACAACGTGAAGCTAGAAACAATCAATGTCAAAGTCGTAAAAGATACTGCAACAGCTGTAAACCTTTATGAAACGAAAAAAGTCGACCGCGTTGGTCTAGCTGCAGAGTTTGTTGACAAATACAAAAATGATAAAAACTTCCATACAGAACTTGAACCATCTATTTTCTGGCTGCGCATGAACACGAAAAATGAATTGTTGAAAAACGTCAACGCCCGTAAAGCGATTGCCATGGCGATTGACAAACAAGCGCTTGTTGATACGCTTTTAAACAACGGTACAGTTGTGGCAAACTACCTAGTACCAAAAGACTTTGTTACAGGTCCAAATGGAAAAGATTTCCGTGATGAAAACGGTGACTTAATGAAAACAGATATCAACGAAGCGAAAAAATTATGGGAACAAGCGAAAAAAGAGCTTGGCAAAGACAAATTTACGGTTGAATTGCTGAACTACGACACCGACGTTGCGAAGAAAGTCGGCGAATACCTAAAAGAACAGCTTGAAAAGAACTTGCCTGGCCTTACGGTCAACATTAAACAACAACCGTTCAAACAAAAACTTGAACTAGAAAGCAAAATGCAATATGATCTATCTTACTCTGGCTGGGGTCCTGACTATCAAGACCCAATGACATTTATCGATCTTTGGGTAACAAACAGCCCGCACAACCAAACTGGCTGGTCCAACCCAGAGTATGACAAACTTGTTAAAGATGCGAAAACAACGTTGCTAAGCGACTTGCAAGCCCGCTGGGATGCAATGTTAAAAGCAGAAAAACTCTTGTTTGAAGAAATGCCGATCGCGCCGCTTTATCAACGTGGTACCGCGTACTTGCAGCGCGAATACGTAAAAGATATTGTTTCTCATCCATTTGGCGGAGATTACAGCTATAAATGGGCATATATCGAGTAA
- the trpS gene encoding tryptophan--tRNA ligase, producing MKTSFSGIQPSGVITLGNYIGAMRQFLELQHEYNCYFCIVDQHAITVPQDPKELQKNIRSLAALYLAVGIDPNKATLFIQSEVPAHAQAGWMLQCIAYIGELERMTQFKDKSAGKEAVSAGLLTYPPLMAADILLYKTDIVPVGEDQKQHIELTRDLAERFNKRYGEIFTIPEPRIPKIGARIMSLADPMKKMSKSDPNKKAFITLLDDAKTIEKKIKSAVTDSEGVIRYDKEKKPGISNLLNIYSILANKTIEELEQEYAGKGYGVFKADLAQVIIDTLTPIQEKYYDLLESSTLDQVLDEGAEKANKTATEMLEKMEQAMGLGRRR from the coding sequence ATGAAAACAAGCTTTTCCGGCATCCAGCCAAGCGGCGTCATTACGCTCGGCAACTATATCGGAGCGATGCGCCAATTTTTGGAACTTCAACACGAGTACAACTGTTACTTTTGCATTGTCGATCAGCACGCGATTACCGTTCCGCAAGATCCAAAAGAGCTGCAAAAAAACATTCGCAGCCTAGCTGCTCTCTACTTGGCGGTTGGCATTGATCCAAATAAAGCGACACTGTTTATTCAATCGGAAGTTCCGGCGCATGCGCAGGCGGGATGGATGCTGCAATGCATTGCCTACATCGGCGAACTCGAGAGAATGACGCAGTTTAAAGATAAATCAGCAGGCAAGGAAGCGGTTAGCGCCGGGCTGCTCACCTATCCACCGTTGATGGCGGCTGACATTCTTCTCTATAAAACCGACATTGTGCCTGTCGGAGAGGACCAAAAGCAGCATATTGAATTGACGCGCGACTTGGCGGAGCGGTTTAACAAGCGGTATGGCGAAATCTTTACGATTCCGGAACCGCGCATTCCGAAAATCGGCGCGCGCATTATGTCGCTGGCGGACCCAATGAAAAAAATGAGCAAATCTGATCCAAATAAAAAAGCATTTATCACCCTTTTGGATGACGCGAAAACGATCGAAAAGAAAATCAAAAGCGCGGTCACGGACTCTGAAGGTGTCATCCGCTATGATAAAGAAAAGAAACCGGGAATCTCCAACCTGCTCAACATTTATTCCATTTTAGCGAACAAAACGATCGAAGAGCTCGAACAAGAATATGCAGGAAAAGGATACGGCGTCTTTAAGGCGGACCTGGCTCAAGTCATTATCGATACCTTGACGCCGATTCAAGAAAAATATTATGACTTGCTCGAAAGCAGCACGCTCGACCAAGTGCTCGATGAAGGTGCGGAAAAAGCGAATAAGACTGCAACGGAAATGCTCGAAAAAATGGAACAGGCGATGGGGCTTGGCAGAAGGCGCTAA
- a CDS encoding ABC transporter ATP-binding protein, translating into MARQKLLEVKNLKQYFHVGRGEVVKAVDGITFDIYKGETFGLVGESGCGKSTTGRTIIRLYEATEGEVLFNGVNVHGKKSKKELKELNRKMQMIFQDPYASLNPRMTVADIIAEGIDIHGLAKTKEERMQRVYELLETVGLNREHANRYPHEFSGGQRQRIGIARALAVEPEFIIADEPISALDVSIQAQVVNLMKKLQREKGLTYLFIAHDLSMVKYISDRIGVMYFGKMVELADAEELYRNPIHPYTKALLSAIPLPDPETERTRKRIIYDPSQHNYKEGEELEFREITPGHFVLCSEAEYKTYQSMYK; encoded by the coding sequence GTGGCTAGACAAAAACTCCTCGAAGTAAAAAATTTAAAGCAGTATTTCCATGTCGGCAGAGGAGAAGTCGTTAAAGCGGTCGATGGAATCACCTTTGATATTTATAAAGGGGAAACGTTTGGGCTTGTCGGTGAGTCGGGATGCGGTAAATCGACGACCGGAAGAACGATTATCCGCTTATATGAAGCAACGGAAGGAGAAGTGTTATTTAACGGGGTTAACGTGCATGGCAAAAAGTCAAAAAAGGAATTAAAAGAATTAAACCGCAAAATGCAAATGATTTTCCAAGACCCATACGCCTCGTTAAATCCACGGATGACCGTTGCGGACATTATCGCGGAGGGCATCGATATTCACGGTCTGGCGAAAACGAAAGAAGAACGGATGCAGCGTGTATATGAGCTGCTCGAGACCGTTGGCTTAAACCGTGAACATGCGAACCGCTATCCGCACGAATTCTCGGGTGGTCAGCGTCAGCGGATCGGCATTGCCCGCGCTCTAGCGGTGGAACCGGAGTTTATTATTGCCGATGAGCCTATTTCCGCGCTTGACGTGTCGATTCAGGCACAAGTGGTGAATTTAATGAAAAAACTGCAGCGCGAAAAAGGATTGACGTATTTGTTTATCGCGCATGATTTGTCGATGGTCAAATACATTAGCGACCGCATTGGTGTGATGTACTTTGGAAAAATGGTGGAGCTTGCGGATGCGGAAGAATTGTACCGCAATCCGATTCATCCATACACAAAAGCGCTCTTATCGGCAATCCCGCTTCCTGATCCGGAAACCGAACGGACGCGGAAACGGATTATTTACGATCCGTCGCAGCATAATTATAAAGAAGGGGAAGAGCTGGAATTTCGTGAAATTACCCCGGGCCATTTCGTATTATGCTCAGAGGCGGAATATAAAACATATCAATCCATGTATAAATAA
- the opp3b gene encoding oligopeptide ABC transporter permease, translated as MARYTIKRIVYMVITLFIIATVTFFLMKLLPGSPLQNQEKLTPEQRQIILEEYGLNDPVPVQYVRYLGNLLKGDLGVSFQYDNRPVTELIGERIGPSAQLGFQAIVFGTIIGLLLGIFAAIRHNTWGDYTATVISVLGISIPSFVLAGFLQYFIAVKLQWLPVAFWEGFEYTILPTLALSAGVIANIARFMRTEMLEVLSSDYILTARAKGISNAAVIVKHAIRNSLIPIITILGPMVVNLMTGTLVIENIFAVPGLGEQFVRSIALNDYPVIMGTTLFYSALLILAIFIVDMLYGVVDPRIRLAGGKK; from the coding sequence ATGGCGCGATATACGATCAAACGGATTGTGTATATGGTCATTACGTTATTTATTATCGCGACGGTGACGTTCTTTTTAATGAAACTGCTTCCTGGTTCGCCATTGCAAAACCAAGAAAAACTGACGCCAGAACAACGGCAAATTATTTTAGAAGAATACGGGTTGAACGATCCCGTTCCTGTTCAATATGTCCGCTATTTAGGCAATTTATTAAAAGGGGATTTAGGCGTTTCGTTCCAATATGATAACCGTCCCGTAACGGAGTTAATCGGGGAACGAATCGGACCATCGGCGCAGCTCGGCTTTCAGGCGATTGTATTTGGTACTATTATTGGACTGTTGCTTGGCATTTTTGCGGCGATTCGCCATAACACGTGGGGAGATTATACAGCAACCGTTATCTCCGTATTAGGAATCTCCATTCCATCGTTTGTGCTTGCCGGATTTTTGCAATACTTTATCGCCGTAAAATTACAATGGCTGCCAGTCGCGTTTTGGGAAGGGTTTGAATATACGATTCTGCCAACGCTTGCATTGTCGGCTGGCGTGATTGCCAATATCGCTCGCTTTATGCGGACGGAAATGCTGGAAGTATTAAGCTCTGACTATATTTTAACGGCAAGAGCAAAAGGAATTAGCAATGCGGCGGTGATTGTGAAACATGCGATCCGTAACTCGCTCATCCCGATTATTACGATCCTTGGTCCAATGGTTGTCAACTTAATGACGGGGACCCTTGTCATCGAGAACATTTTCGCTGTTCCTGGATTAGGGGAGCAATTTGTCCGTTCGATTGCACTAAACGATTACCCTGTTATTATGGGAACGACGTTGTTCTACTCCGCATTGCTCATTTTGGCGATTTTTATCGTTGACATGCTATACGGTGTCGTCGACCCACGTATTCGTTTAGCGGGAGGGAAAAAATGA
- a CDS encoding ABC transporter ATP-binding protein, translating to MEKILEVKDLHISFDIHAGEVQAVRGVSFDLYKGETLAIVGESGSGKSVTSKALMRLLPTPPSRIKQGEILFEGKDLTKLSDKEMQNIRGAKISMIFQDPMTSLNPTMTIGKQVMEAILKHQKISKEEARKRAVELLQLVGIKNAEMRMKQYPHQFSGGMRQRVVIAIALACNPKILIADEPTTALDVTIQAQILELMKDIQKKLGMSIIFITHDLGVVANMADRVAVMYAGKIVEIGTVDEIFYNPKHPYTWGLLASMPSLDHKDMELYSIPGTPPDLLNPPKGDAFAPRNPYALKIDYELEPPMFKVSDTHYAATWLLHENAPKVEPPQIVRDRIAKFAQIVARKGGGPRG from the coding sequence ATGGAGAAAATATTGGAAGTGAAAGATTTACACATCTCCTTCGACATACATGCAGGCGAGGTGCAGGCGGTCCGAGGCGTTAGCTTTGATTTATACAAAGGGGAGACGCTAGCGATTGTTGGCGAGTCCGGCTCGGGAAAATCGGTGACATCAAAAGCGTTAATGCGGCTGTTGCCAACTCCGCCAAGCCGAATTAAACAAGGAGAAATTTTATTTGAAGGAAAAGATTTAACAAAGCTTTCCGATAAAGAAATGCAGAATATCCGTGGCGCAAAGATTTCAATGATCTTCCAAGATCCGATGACGTCGTTAAACCCGACGATGACTATTGGCAAACAAGTCATGGAAGCAATTTTAAAACATCAAAAAATTTCTAAAGAAGAAGCGCGCAAGCGGGCGGTTGAACTGCTGCAGCTTGTCGGCATCAAAAATGCGGAGATGCGCATGAAACAATATCCGCACCAGTTTTCCGGCGGGATGCGCCAGCGTGTCGTGATTGCGATCGCTCTTGCTTGTAACCCGAAAATTTTAATTGCCGACGAGCCGACGACAGCATTAGACGTAACCATTCAGGCACAAATCCTGGAACTGATGAAAGATATTCAAAAGAAACTAGGAATGTCGATTATTTTCATTACACATGACCTTGGTGTTGTCGCCAATATGGCTGACCGTGTGGCGGTCATGTACGCTGGAAAAATCGTAGAAATCGGCACAGTCGATGAGATTTTCTATAATCCTAAGCACCCATATACATGGGGATTGCTTGCTTCGATGCCAAGTCTTGATCATAAAGATATGGAGCTTTACTCGATTCCAGGTACGCCGCCGGATTTATTGAATCCGCCGAAAGGCGATGCGTTTGCGCCAAGAAATCCATATGCGCTAAAAATTGACTATGAATTAGAACCACCGATGTTTAAAGTTTCTGATACGCATTACGCAGCGACGTGGCTACTCCATGAAAATGCGCCAAAAGTAGAGCCGCCGCAAATCGTGCGCGACCGTATAGCTAAATTTGCGCAAATCGTTGCTCGGAAAGGAGGAGGACCTCGTGGCTAG
- a CDS encoding DUF2268 domain-containing protein, whose protein sequence is MTVCRTDRWLTKDYDQPIRICERLTRYFPDADARDIYQYLLPYGMYRPTKNIREIVEKMKQNDMWERVEAVYEKRKKDWNGPDVPVFLFPADPYNRKLAREFNGKGGIAFHDKLVLFLLPHHTDKEIEALVTHEYNHVCRLNKQKKKHEEMTLLDAVILEGLAESAVDRYVGKDYRANWTSYYSDEQLYRFWQRYVAPHRSISTQHPLYSRILYGLGFYPDMVGYAVGYAIVRRCLERGKELAKLMNMDSEQILQLAAFEGGE, encoded by the coding sequence GTGACCGTTTGCCGGACAGACCGATGGCTCACGAAGGACTATGACCAGCCCATTCGCATATGCGAGCGCCTTACCCGTTATTTCCCTGATGCCGATGCTCGAGACATTTATCAATATTTGCTTCCTTACGGTATGTATCGACCAACGAAAAATATAAGAGAGATCGTTGAAAAAATGAAACAGAATGATATGTGGGAACGGGTGGAGGCGGTTTACGAGAAGCGAAAAAAAGATTGGAACGGTCCGGACGTCCCCGTCTTCCTGTTTCCAGCGGACCCCTATAACCGGAAATTAGCACGTGAATTTAATGGAAAAGGCGGCATCGCTTTTCATGACAAGCTCGTTCTTTTTCTATTGCCGCATCACACCGATAAAGAAATCGAAGCGTTAGTGACACATGAATATAACCATGTTTGCCGCTTAAACAAACAAAAAAAGAAGCACGAAGAGATGACGCTTTTAGATGCGGTCATATTAGAAGGGCTTGCCGAAAGCGCTGTAGACCGTTATGTTGGAAAAGATTATCGGGCTAACTGGACTTCTTACTACTCGGATGAACAGCTTTATCGTTTTTGGCAGCGCTATGTAGCCCCGCATCGCTCGATTTCCACGCAGCATCCGTTATACTCACGCATTCTTTACGGACTTGGTTTTTATCCGGACATGGTTGGGTATGCGGTTGGATATGCGATTGTCCGCCGTTGCTTGGAGAGGGGAAAAGAATTGGCCAAGTTGATGAATATGGATTCGGAGCAAATATTGCAGCTTGCCGCATTCGAAGGCGGCGAGTAG
- a CDS encoding YjbA family protein gives MLYLHDIWVNWFEGEENGYNVCHFHEWRKDDQVELLDQVPLLKVSSALFDYIENSLSEIPKPLLEDVYQKAYVRKNHERIQLDYCFVITDGFGILAVDTIGYNIPIRKSRLIPRQEQLVYEMVADQHEEPYPLPAYEKEYHILSPAPELMHGLTRKERQLKQLLFMALDQLYSTKNVAEVRYWYTEWAPQKYPDIQKMSFEEAWQHLYEETKYGWSERHEQLCEKLIKGQPFFEKIWEMEQEPKVN, from the coding sequence ATGCTGTATCTGCATGACATTTGGGTGAACTGGTTTGAAGGGGAAGAGAACGGATACAACGTATGTCATTTCCATGAGTGGCGAAAGGACGATCAAGTCGAATTGCTCGATCAGGTGCCGCTGTTAAAAGTTTCTTCCGCCTTATTTGACTATATTGAAAACAGCTTATCTGAGATTCCAAAACCACTTTTAGAGGATGTATATCAGAAGGCGTATGTGCGCAAAAATCATGAACGCATTCAGCTCGATTACTGTTTTGTGATAACAGACGGCTTTGGCATTCTTGCCGTCGACACGATTGGTTATAACATTCCGATTCGTAAAAGCCGTCTCATTCCAAGACAGGAACAGCTTGTGTATGAAATGGTAGCCGATCAGCATGAAGAACCATATCCGCTGCCAGCATACGAAAAAGAGTATCATATTTTATCTCCAGCCCCTGAGCTAATGCATGGGCTGACACGGAAAGAGCGGCAGTTGAAACAACTTTTATTTATGGCGCTTGATCAGCTCTACTCGACGAAAAATGTGGCAGAAGTGCGCTACTGGTATACGGAATGGGCGCCGCAAAAATACCCTGACATCCAAAAGATGTCATTTGAAGAGGCGTGGCAGCACTTATACGAGGAGACAAAATACGGATGGTCGGAGCGGCATGAGCAGCTTTGCGAAAAATTAATCAAAGGGCAGCCGTTTTTTGAAAAGATTTGGGAAATGGAGCAAGAACCAAAAGTCAATTAA
- a CDS encoding DUF3899 domain-containing protein, with protein MKVVARSTCLLTAAMLIISFFIVLFRGEWTFLSFVNVTFLLSLLPLVIGGFLFVYEQGFFNGFAYGLRKLRKSSSKAERYLAELQGISAEQPVQPKKFAITYPLLFSSLILFLLMIAAGYAIR; from the coding sequence GTGAAGGTAGTTGCTAGAAGTACATGCCTGCTTACAGCAGCCATGTTAATCATTAGTTTCTTTATCGTTCTATTTCGGGGAGAATGGACGTTTCTTTCTTTTGTCAATGTTACGTTTCTGCTTTCGCTTTTGCCTCTCGTGATCGGCGGGTTTTTATTCGTGTACGAACAAGGTTTTTTTAACGGTTTTGCATATGGGCTTCGGAAGCTGCGCAAAAGCAGTTCGAAAGCGGAACGTTATCTAGCGGAGCTGCAAGGCATATCCGCTGAACAGCCGGTTCAGCCAAAAAAATTTGCCATTACGTATCCGCTCTTGTTTTCAAGCCTTATTCTTTTTCTTTTGATGATCGCCGCCGGATATGCCATACGGTAA
- the opp3C gene encoding oligopeptide ABC transporter permease: MMAKLNYENLSLDLFQPAPPNVSEHEKITRPSLTFWQDAWIRLRKNKAAIVGLIMIIILTLTAIIAPMTSKHTYKEQNLNHAKLPPKVPVLEHISWLNLDGKDANGVDVYKEKGIKEYYWFGTDDLGRDLWTRTWYGTRISLYIGVLAALIDLCIGIAYGGISGYYGGRVDNIMQRIIEIINGIPHLIIIILFILIFEPGIISITMAMVIAGWTTMARIVRGQVLKLKNMEYVLAARTLGASNSRLIFKHLIPNVIGPIIITTMFTIPSAIFTEAFLSFIGLGIRPPAASLGSLVSDGYKSIQTFPHMMIIPAIVISLLILSFNLVADGLRDALDPKMRK, translated from the coding sequence ATGATGGCTAAACTAAACTATGAAAATCTTTCACTAGATCTGTTTCAACCCGCTCCACCGAACGTTAGTGAACATGAAAAAATTACCCGCCCAAGCTTGACATTTTGGCAAGACGCCTGGATTCGTTTGCGGAAGAATAAAGCAGCCATTGTTGGCTTAATCATGATTATTATTTTAACATTAACAGCGATTATCGCTCCGATGACGAGTAAGCACACGTATAAAGAACAAAATTTAAATCATGCGAAACTGCCGCCGAAAGTTCCTGTCTTAGAGCATATTAGCTGGCTCAATTTAGACGGGAAAGACGCAAACGGCGTTGATGTATATAAAGAGAAAGGCATTAAAGAATACTATTGGTTTGGAACAGACGATTTAGGCCGTGATTTATGGACAAGAACGTGGTACGGAACGCGTATTTCCCTTTACATCGGGGTATTGGCCGCATTAATCGATTTGTGTATCGGAATTGCGTACGGCGGCATTTCTGGTTATTACGGCGGCCGCGTCGATAATATTATGCAACGGATTATTGAAATAATAAACGGTATTCCGCACTTAATCATCATCATTTTGTTTATTTTAATTTTTGAACCTGGAATTATTTCGATTACGATGGCGATGGTTATTGCCGGCTGGACGACGATGGCGCGGATCGTCCGCGGACAAGTTTTAAAATTAAAAAATATGGAATATGTGCTTGCGGCCCGTACGCTAGGGGCATCCAACTCCCGGTTAATTTTTAAGCATTTAATTCCAAACGTCATCGGTCCGATCATTATTACGACGATGTTTACGATTCCAAGCGCGATTTTCACCGAAGCGTTTTTAAGCTTTATCGGTCTTGGAATTCGTCCGCCGGCAGCATCGCTTGGTTCATTAGTCAGCGACGGATATAAATCGATTCAAACATTTCCGCATATGATGATTATTCCGGCGATTGTCATCAGTTTATTAATTTTGAGCTTTAACTTAGTGGCAGACGGGCTGCGCGATGCGCTAGATCCGAAAATGCGCAAATAA